The sequence ACCGTCAACAACTGCCAGAGCTTATCCGGCTGGCCCGTCGTGTCGAACATGTTCATGGTGACAGCGATGATTGCCCTCATGGTCTGGCCGATCATCTTGAAGCCATGTATCAGGAGCTGGAAAACCATATGCAAAAAGAAGAACAGATCCTGTTCCCTATGCTGGTCAGAGATATCTTTCCTTCCGGGCCAATTTCGGTGATGGAGGAAGAACATCTTGAGCATGGTCAGGCACTGGAAAAGATGCAGGCCCTTGCGCGCAACCTGGAGCTGCCCCCGGGCGCCTGTAACACCTGGACAGCACTTTATGTGGGTTTAAAGGAGCTTAAAGAAGACCTGATGGAGCATATCCATCTGGAGAACAATATCCTGTTTGTAAATCGCACTGAAGGTGAGGGCAGTTGCTGCGGCTCCTGCCATTAATTTCATCCAATGGTGATTGTGTAAAAAAGAAATAACCACAGAGGCACAGAGAACGCAGAGAAGTAAAGGGGCTAAACCGTTAATACCTCTGTGTTCTCTGTGACTCTGTGGTGAAATTAGCTTTTTCGTGCTTTTTTGGAGTGCGTCCTGAAAATATCAGCACCAGGTTAATCTGTAGTGTTGGTTGTTTCAGGTCGTCGCCATAGCCATAGCGCCACAGCCATAAGAATCAGAGTCACTGTCAGCTGCAAATAGCGCGGCGAGTCGGATAACCAAAGTAACGATGTGCTGAATAGCATCATTCCACTGGCCAGGTATTTTGCCCGTCGGGATACGGCACCATAGCGACGCCAGTTGGCGATATCCTTGCCGAATCTCGGGTGTTCCAGTAGCCAGTTTTCCAGTTGCGGCCAGCCTTTACTGCCCGACCAGGCTGCCAGTAGTATAAAAGGCACAGTGGGCAAACCGGGAAGGGGAATGCCGGCCAGTCCCAGTAGCAGAGAGACGACAGCCAGTATTTTCCAGTGCAATACGCGAACCCAGTCCAAGCTTTTTCCTTCTGACCTCAACTCAATTATATGCTTACTCAGTTTAGCCGAGTTACCCCTGCTCAGGCTACCTGAGTATTGGCTGACGGGGCAGCGCTGGTACTGAGCAGGTTGTTCGTCATTCTCTCAATCAACTGACACATCGTCTGGTTGGCATTTTCCATACTGAGCAAACAGGCCCTGACCACTCTGGGATCATTGTTCCGAAAGGCTTGCAGTGCCTGAAGGGCAAATTCATGCACTTGTTGGTGTGGTGTCTCAAGGGCCTGAAATTCTCTGGTGGCGCCAAAATAGCGCTGAAATAATGATGAGTAGTACCAGCGGCCAATACCACATTCCTCAACCGATACAACCTGTCGCTCATCGGCTTCGATATGACCCAGAACCATCCGCTGTACCATCACCATTAACTGAAACTCTTCGATATTAGCCAACTCAATTTCAGCCAGCAGAGCACTTTTAATCAGACTGTCGCGAATCCCCATATCCGTCAGGCGATCATCCAGGCCATGCAAGTAATACCCGAGTTGCTCAAGGCCGTGGCGTTCCTGAGCTAAAAAGCTCTGCAGTGTGCTAAAGCTGCGGTGATAACCGTCCAGTGAAGCGGCAAAACGAGCCAGTATCGCCTGTTGTTCCTGCTGCTCCATCAGACTGCTTTTTAGTTTGCGGGTATCAGACTGATGCTGCTCCAGTTCAGCGGCCAGCCTGTCAGCCCGTAACTGTTGATGTTCAGCGGTAGCCGTCAGTTGGCGTATTTTTTTGTACAGATCTGCACAAAGCAGATGTTTTAGTTTTGCAATAATCATTCAGACCTCCAGCTTGCGTTCGTAGCGACCGATACACCGCAGCACGTAGGCAATTTTCAACATTGTTGCGGCAAAAATAAGGCTGATATGAGCGGTGATCTGCACGGCTATACTGAATTCATCTGGTCTGATATAGCCAACCCAGATTGTCACCAGCATTGCCAGTACAGCAAAGACCAGTAAGGCATTTGCGAGGTTGGTGATCGCTTGATATTTCATTGTGTTTCCTCCGGCAGAAGTCGGGTGAGGCCTGATAAGCCCCACCCACAGGGTTATAAGGTTTCCTGAGTGGGCAGGAGCTCATCAGTCTCCAGCGTTTCTTCCCGGTTCATCAGGCCTTTTACCACCTGCCAGCTCACTGCAAGTGCGCCGATGATAAAGATCACATCACCGATGGTTCTTATCCAGCGCAGCGTCTGCAATAGTGGTGTTTGCATAAAGGTTTCGCCGCGGGCATACCAGAAGCCATACTCAAGGCTGGCCTGGAATTGCAGAATGCCAACCGGTAGTAAGCTGGTAAACAGCATCAGTACCAGACCGCCGTTAAGCCACCAGAAGGCGGTTTTCATCAGTTTTTCATCAAACTGCAGGGTAGGGCGGATATAACGAAGTACCAGCAAGGCAAATCCCAGCGCCAGGAAGCCATACACGCCAAACAGTGCGGCATGGGCATGGGTGGCGGTGGTGTTCAGGCCCTGAATATAGTAGAGCGCAATAGGAGGATTGATCATAAAGCCCAGCACCCCGGCTCCGAGCATATTCCAGAAGGAAACGGCAACGAAGAACATCATCGGCCACTTGATCTTTTGCATCCAGGGCGCCCGTTGTTTCAGCCGCCAGTTTTCAAAGGCCTCGTAGCCCAGTACCACGAGAGGTACCACTTCCAGCGCGCTGAAAGTGGCCCCTACCGCCATCACCGGCGTGGTGGTGCCGGAAAAATACAGGTGGTGGAAGGTGCCGGGAACGCCACCAAGCATAAACAATGACGCCGAAGCCAGACTGGCGGTGGTGGCCATGGTACGGGACACCAGCCCCATGGAGCAGAAAATAAAAGCCAGTGCAGCGGTGGCGAACACTTCGAAGAAGCCTTCGACCCACAGGTGTACGATCCACCAACGCCAGTATTCCATTACCGATAAATGAGTCCGTTCACCGTAGAAGAAACCGGCACCGTAAAATAAACCTATGGCAACAACAGAGGCGGTCAGCAGTGCCAGTAAGTTTTTGTCACCCTCCTGCTTTAATGCCGGAACAATGGCGCGCAGCATCAGTACCAGCCAGAATACAATGCCGGTAAACTTGCCGATTTGCCACAGTCTGCCCAGATCGACAAACTCATAACCCTGGTGACCAAGCCAGAAACTGAGATTTTCCGGCATGATCTGAGCAATGGCCAGATAATTACCCACAAAGGAACCGACAACCACGACCACCAGTGCCCAGAACAGCACATCGACACCGAGCTTCTGCCACTTTGGATCTTTACCGCCATTGATGATTGGCGCCAGAAACAAGCCTGCAGTGAGAAAGCCGGTGGCGATCCAGAACAGCGCAGCCTGGATATGCCAGGTTCTGACCAGTGAGTAGGGAAAATACTGGGACACATCCAGGCCATAGAACTCCTGACCTTCAACGGTATAGTGCGCGGTAAAGCCGCCGAGGAATACCTGAAAGGTGAACAATGCCACGACCAGAAAAACGTACTTGGCCAGCGCTTTTTGCGAGCGGGTAAGGCTTACCAGACTGATGGGATCCTGTTGTGGCGCTTCAGTTTCTTCTTCCTCTTTACGTAAAAAGGCCCAGGCCCAAACCAAAGCACCGACACCGGCGATAAGCAACACCACAGAGGCAACAGACCAGAGCAGGTTTTCGCTGGTTGGCACATTGTCAATAAGCGGCTCATGGGGCCAGTTATTGGTATAGGTGGCACTGGAGCCGGGGCGTTCGCTAGACGCTGCCCAGGCGGTCCAGAAGAAAAAGTTGGCCATTTTTGCCCGCCGCTCAGCGCTTGGCAGGGTATTTTCTTTCATGGCAAAGCTTTCACGGCTGGATTTCAGATCGGGATGGTCGCTGAACAGCTTGTCATAGTAGCCGGCGACGTCGCTAATGGCCTGAGCACGGCGTGCTGACAGGGTGATAACGTCATTCTCATCCAGCGTATTAGTGCGATACTCCCGTTTCAGACGCAGGAGCAGTAGTGCCTGCTGTTCCTCGTTCAATTCGTTGAAAGGCAGGGAAAACTCCTGCTCAGCGGCGATGTGCAACCAGGCTTCAAGTTCACGGTGCAGC comes from Lacimicrobium alkaliphilum and encodes:
- the ytfE gene encoding iron-sulfur cluster repair protein YtfE; translated protein: MEILTQSLASLATQVPGATRIFHHYKLDFCCGGQRTLGDALKKREQDPAPVVAELVQLMNTASPEPQWQQASNPELVAHVFENFHQKHRQQLPELIRLARRVEHVHGDSDDCPHGLADHLEAMYQELENHMQKEEQILFPMLVRDIFPSGPISVMEEEHLEHGQALEKMQALARNLELPPGACNTWTALYVGLKELKEDLMEHIHLENNILFVNRTEGEGSCCGSCH
- a CDS encoding YbaN family protein, which translates into the protein MDWVRVLHWKILAVVSLLLGLAGIPLPGLPTVPFILLAAWSGSKGWPQLENWLLEHPRFGKDIANWRRYGAVSRRAKYLASGMMLFSTSLLWLSDSPRYLQLTVTLILMAVALWLWRRPETTNTTD
- a CDS encoding CZB domain-containing protein; its protein translation is MIIAKLKHLLCADLYKKIRQLTATAEHQQLRADRLAAELEQHQSDTRKLKSSLMEQQEQQAILARFAASLDGYHRSFSTLQSFLAQERHGLEQLGYYLHGLDDRLTDMGIRDSLIKSALLAEIELANIEEFQLMVMVQRMVLGHIEADERQVVSVEECGIGRWYYSSLFQRYFGATREFQALETPHQQVHEFALQALQAFRNNDPRVVRACLLSMENANQTMCQLIERMTNNLLSTSAAPSANTQVA
- a CDS encoding nitric-oxide reductase large subunit gives rise to the protein MGKYRRLWFILIAVLAVTFTLLAYFGSEVYRQAPPLPSLVMTEDGHQLMTKETILDGQTAWQSVGGMQLGSIWGHGAYQAPDWTADWLHRELEAWLHIAAEQEFSLPFNELNEEQQALLLLRLKREYRTNTLDENDVITLSARRAQAISDVAGYYDKLFSDHPDLKSSRESFAMKENTLPSAERRAKMANFFFWTAWAASSERPGSSATYTNNWPHEPLIDNVPTSENLLWSVASVVLLIAGVGALVWAWAFLRKEEEETEAPQQDPISLVSLTRSQKALAKYVFLVVALFTFQVFLGGFTAHYTVEGQEFYGLDVSQYFPYSLVRTWHIQAALFWIATGFLTAGLFLAPIINGGKDPKWQKLGVDVLFWALVVVVVGSFVGNYLAIAQIMPENLSFWLGHQGYEFVDLGRLWQIGKFTGIVFWLVLMLRAIVPALKQEGDKNLLALLTASVVAIGLFYGAGFFYGERTHLSVMEYWRWWIVHLWVEGFFEVFATAALAFIFCSMGLVSRTMATTASLASASLFMLGGVPGTFHHLYFSGTTTPVMAVGATFSALEVVPLVVLGYEAFENWRLKQRAPWMQKIKWPMMFFVAVSFWNMLGAGVLGFMINPPIALYYIQGLNTTATHAHAALFGVYGFLALGFALLVLRYIRPTLQFDEKLMKTAFWWLNGGLVLMLFTSLLPVGILQFQASLEYGFWYARGETFMQTPLLQTLRWIRTIGDVIFIIGALAVSWQVVKGLMNREETLETDELLPTQETL